The genome window GAATAAGGACAGCATCCAACAACAAGGTACAAATCACCAGAGTCAGGGCATAAAAGCTGTTGAAGCGGATGTCAGAGCAGGCCAGCCGGAGTAGGTCCTGGTGCAgacagaaagagtgagagagattGTGGGGGCGGCAGTAATGGAAAAACTTCAAACGAATGATGACAGGAAGAATGGACAAGGTGCTTCTCAttaaaatagtcaccaagaaAAGAATGACTCTACTATTAGTCAGGATTGATGTATACCTCAGAGGATTGCAAATTGCTGTGAAGCGGTCAAAAGCCATGGCAAGAAGAACTCCAGACTCCGTGCAGGAGAGACAATGGACAAAATAAGTCTGTGCAATGCAGGCATCCAGACCGATTTTCTGGCTGAATCCCCACAGGATCCCCAGCACCGTGTGCACTGTGGACAGCCCCATGCACAGGTCAGTGAGGGCCAACAGAGCCAGAAAATAGAACATGGGCTGGTGCAGGCTCGGCTCAGTCCGGATCACGTGGAGCACCATGCAGTTACCCAGGAAGACCATGGCATAGATGGAAGAGAAGGGAATTGAAAACCAGGGATAGTACTGATCCAAGCCAGGGAATCCTGTGAGGATGAATATCGAGGAATTGATTATGGAAGCAGAAGAAGCGGACATAAATATTGGAATGTAATTTTTGAGATAGGATAAATATTTATCCACAGTTTTACTTTAGCCTTCTGCTGTTTTTGAGAACAAAAATACCACAGCCACCCTGCATACAGTAGAGGTGAAGCTAATTGTAGAATTCCAGGGAAGCTCAACAGTATAGGAGAAGCTatcatgaaataatttcaaagggACCCTCCTTTGCATTAGGTCTCAGAGTT of Cynocephalus volans isolate mCynVol1 chromosome 4, mCynVol1.pri, whole genome shotgun sequence contains these proteins:
- the LOC134376328 gene encoding olfactory receptor 51V1-like gives rise to the protein MSASSASIINSSIFILTGFPGLDQYYPWFSIPFSSIYAMVFLGNCMVLHVIRTEPSLHQPMFYFLALLALTDLCMGLSTVHTVLGILWGFSQKIGLDACIAQTYFVHCLSCTESGVLLAMAFDRFTAICNPLRYTSILTNSRVILFLVTILMRSTLSILPVIIRLKFFHYCRPHNLSHSFCLHQDLLRLACSDIRFNSFYALTLVICTLLLDAVLILMSYVFILHTVLSIASWEGRLKSLQTCVSHICAVLVFYVPIIGLTMVHRFGKHLSPLVRVLMGSIYILFPPLMNPIIYSVKTQQIRGRMKKWFSLKL